In Lachnospiraceae bacterium, one DNA window encodes the following:
- a CDS encoding SDR family oxidoreductase, producing the protein MFAEAMEILGNKLDVMIPAAGIQRRYEPWEFPEDAWRLVIDVDLNHVWFMCQKAVQVMKDKEGSTGKIINIASMNAFFGGTTVPAYTAAKGAVAMLTKSLASDCADHNICCNAIAPGYMDTEMCANMTQERKDECTKRIPAARWGLPDDLKGPVLFLASDASDYLNGAVIPVDGGFLVKS; encoded by the coding sequence ATGTTTGCAGAAGCTATGGAAATCTTAGGAAACAAGCTGGACGTTATGATCCCTGCAGCAGGTATCCAGAGACGTTACGAGCCATGGGAATTCCCGGAGGATGCATGGAGACTGGTTATTGATGTTGACTTAAACCATGTATGGTTTATGTGCCAGAAGGCAGTTCAGGTTATGAAGGACAAGGAAGGCAGCACCGGAAAGATCATCAACATCGCTTCCATGAACGCATTCTTTGGCGGCACAACTGTTCCTGCTTACACAGCAGCTAAGGGTGCAGTAGCAATGCTGACCAAGAGCCTTGCATCTGACTGTGCTGACCACAATATCTGCTGCAACGCAATTGCTCCTGGATATATGGATACTGAAATGTGCGCTAACATGACTCAGGAAAGAAAAGACGAGTGCACAAAGAGAATCCCTGCTGCACGTTGGGGACTGCCAGATGACCTTAAGGGACCGGTACTGTTCCTGGCTTCTGATGCAAGTGACTACTTAAATGGTGCTGTTATCCCTGTAGACGGCGGATTCTTAGTTAAGTCATGA
- a CDS encoding co-chaperone GroES: MKLVPLFDKVVLKQLVAEETTASGIVLPGAAKEKPQQAEVIAVGPGGVVDGKEVTMQVKAGDKVIYSKYSGTEVELEKEKYVIVKQSDILAVVE, encoded by the coding sequence ATGAAGTTAGTTCCATTATTTGACAAAGTTGTATTAAAGCAGTTAGTTGCAGAGGAGACCACAGCATCTGGTATTGTTCTTCCAGGCGCAGCAAAAGAAAAACCACAGCAGGCAGAAGTGATCGCAGTAGGCCCTGGCGGTGTAGTTGATGGCAAGGAAGTTACCATGCAGGTAAAGGCTGGAGATAAAGTTATTTATTCCAAATACTCAGGTACAGAAGTAGAGTTAGAAAAAGAAAAATACGTGATCGTAAAACAGAGCGACATTTTAGCAGTTGTAGAGTAA
- a CDS encoding dihydroxy-acid dehydratase: protein MKLHSQEVRKLAPENDPLKIGMGWSVEDLDKPQILVESSFGDSHPGSAHLNQFVEEGVKAVNDNGGKAARYYVTDICDGIAQGHDGINYSLAHRDMMTNMIEVHGMASGFDGGMFIASCDKSVPAILMGIGRLKDMSAIVVTGGVMEAHTITPKYVENAPACAINELLTLEQIGKFDAQEKRGEIPEEQLNYYKHNACPSCGACSFMGTASTMQIMAEALGLMLPGTALMPATAPELKQAAYDAGKQLMKLVEKGIKAKDIVTMKSFENAIMVHAAISGSTNATMHIPAIAHEFGFEVDAETFDRMHRGAHYLLNIRPSGDWPAQYFYYAGGVPRVMEEIKDMLHLDVMTVTGKTLGENLEELKKNGFYDHCDELLKEKGKLLGREIKRTEIIHAFDDAKGTDGSIAILKGNLAPEGCVIKHTACPKEMFEATLLARPFNSEEECIDAVLKRKVKPGDAIFIRYEGPKGSGMPEMFYTGEAICSDPKLASSVALITDGRFSGASRGPVIGHVSPEAAAGGPIALVEEDDLIYINVKERRLEIVGVKGEKRTPEEMEEILKARKAKWQPKPPKYTKGTLKLFSEHAVSPIKGGYMV from the coding sequence ATGAAGTTACACAGTCAGGAAGTTAGAAAACTTGCACCGGAAAATGACCCGTTAAAGATCGGAATGGGATGGAGCGTGGAAGATCTGGATAAACCTCAGATTTTGGTAGAAAGCTCTTTTGGTGACAGCCATCCGGGAAGTGCCCATCTGAACCAGTTTGTAGAAGAGGGCGTAAAAGCAGTTAACGATAACGGAGGAAAAGCAGCCAGATATTATGTGACCGATATCTGCGATGGTATTGCCCAGGGACATGACGGCATTAACTATTCTCTTGCACACAGAGATATGATGACCAATATGATCGAAGTTCACGGAATGGCAAGCGGCTTTGACGGCGGCATGTTTATTGCCAGCTGCGACAAGTCTGTGCCTGCTATTTTAATGGGTATTGGCCGTTTAAAGGATATGAGTGCTATTGTAGTTACCGGCGGTGTTATGGAAGCCCATACTATTACACCTAAGTATGTGGAAAATGCCCCGGCCTGCGCTATTAACGAACTGCTGACACTGGAGCAGATCGGTAAATTCGATGCACAGGAAAAGAGAGGCGAGATCCCGGAGGAACAGTTAAATTATTATAAGCACAATGCATGCCCAAGCTGCGGTGCATGTTCCTTTATGGGTACTGCTTCCACCATGCAGATCATGGCAGAAGCATTAGGCCTGATGCTTCCAGGCACTGCCCTGATGCCTGCAACTGCACCGGAATTAAAGCAGGCTGCTTATGATGCAGGAAAACAGCTGATGAAGTTAGTAGAAAAAGGTATCAAAGCAAAGGATATCGTTACCATGAAGAGCTTTGAGAACGCTATTATGGTACATGCTGCTATCAGCGGCTCTACCAATGCAACCATGCACATTCCTGCTATTGCCCATGAATTTGGCTTTGAAGTAGATGCAGAAACCTTTGACCGTATGCACAGAGGGGCTCATTACCTGCTTAATATCCGTCCATCCGGTGACTGGCCAGCCCAGTATTTCTATTATGCAGGCGGTGTTCCAAGAGTTATGGAAGAAATCAAGGATATGCTGCATCTGGATGTAATGACAGTTACAGGCAAGACCTTAGGTGAGAACCTGGAAGAATTAAAGAAAAATGGTTTCTATGACCACTGTGATGAACTGTTAAAGGAAAAGGGCAAGCTGTTAGGACGCGAGATCAAGCGTACAGAGATCATCCATGCCTTTGATGATGCAAAGGGAACAGATGGAAGCATTGCTATTTTAAAGGGCAACCTGGCTCCGGAAGGCTGTGTGATCAAGCACACTGCATGCCCGAAGGAAATGTTTGAGGCAACCCTTCTTGCAAGACCATTTAACAGTGAGGAAGAGTGTATTGACGCTGTTCTTAAGAGAAAGGTAAAACCAGGGGATGCTATCTTTATCCGCTATGAGGGACCAAAGGGAAGCGGTATGCCTGAAATGTTCTATACAGGTGAAGCCATCTGCTCTGACCCGAAACTGGCTTCCAGCGTGGCTCTGATCACTGACGGACGTTTCTCCGGTGCATCCAGAGGCCCGGTTATCGGCCATGTAAGCCCGGAAGCTGCTGCAGGCGGACCTATTGCATTGGTAGAAGAAGACGACCTGATCTATATTAATGTAAAAGAGCGCAGACTGGAGATCGTAGGTGTAAAAGGTGAAAAGCGTACTCCAGAGGAAATGGAAGAGATCTTAAAGGCCAGAAAAGCCAAATGGCAGCCAAAGCCTCCGAAATATACCAAGGGAACCCTTAAGCTGTTCTCTGAACATGCAGTATCACCTATTAAAGGCGGATATATGGTGTAG
- a CDS encoding iron-containing alcohol dehydrogenase family protein, with product MNAMDSIFLPRFTIGENAFDAFHDEMGRYGKKVAVIHGERAWKAAREYVVPALEKAGLTITTEWLYGHDATHENADKISNDPAVQEADMLLAVGGGKCIDTAKLAADHLGKPVFTAPSIASNCAPVTQISIMYHEDGSFCDIPRLKEVPVHCFINPKLVLAAPVKYLWAGIGDAMAKHVESSWSAKAGEKLSFGSEFGITAGQMCFYPMVKDAKKAMDDAKAGRNSEELENTILNIVVSPGVVSVSVHPDYNGGIAHALFYGLTKREHIEKKHLHGEVVSYGTLVNLMVDKDWDKLKMAYGVNKSIDLPVCLADLELEKDDKLEDVLEATMANQEMTHTPYPVTKEMIYQAIHDLEDYKG from the coding sequence ATGAACGCAATGGATTCAATTTTTCTCCCACGTTTTACCATTGGCGAGAATGCATTTGACGCTTTCCATGATGAAATGGGAAGATATGGAAAAAAAGTAGCAGTGATCCACGGAGAAAGAGCATGGAAGGCAGCAAGGGAATATGTAGTTCCTGCACTGGAAAAGGCAGGTCTTACAATTACTACAGAATGGCTGTATGGACATGATGCAACCCATGAAAACGCTGATAAGATCTCAAATGATCCGGCGGTACAGGAAGCAGATATGCTCCTTGCAGTAGGCGGTGGAAAGTGTATCGATACAGCAAAACTGGCTGCAGATCACCTTGGAAAACCGGTATTTACCGCTCCTTCCATTGCGTCTAACTGCGCTCCTGTTACCCAGATCAGTATTATGTACCATGAGGATGGTTCCTTCTGCGACATCCCAAGATTAAAGGAAGTACCGGTACACTGCTTTATCAACCCGAAACTGGTTTTAGCAGCTCCTGTTAAATACCTGTGGGCTGGTATCGGTGATGCCATGGCAAAGCATGTAGAGTCCAGCTGGTCTGCAAAGGCAGGAGAGAAGTTAAGCTTTGGCAGTGAGTTTGGTATCACAGCAGGACAGATGTGCTTCTATCCAATGGTGAAGGATGCAAAGAAGGCAATGGATGATGCAAAGGCAGGAAGAAACAGTGAAGAACTGGAAAACACCATTTTAAATATCGTTGTTTCCCCAGGTGTTGTATCTGTTTCCGTTCATCCAGATTACAATGGCGGTATTGCACATGCTTTATTCTATGGCCTGACCAAGAGAGAGCACATTGAAAAGAAACATCTCCACGGTGAGGTGGTTTCCTACGGCACACTGGTAAATCTTATGGTAGATAAGGACTGGGATAAGCTGAAAATGGCTTATGGAGTAAATAAGTCTATTGACCTGCCTGTATGCCTGGCTGATCTGGAGCTGGAAAAGGATGACAAGTTAGAGGATGTCCTTGAAGCAACAATGGCAAATCAGGAAATGACCCATACACCTTATCCTGTAACAAAAGAGATGATCTATCAGGCTATCCATGATCTGGAAGATTATAAGGGTTAA
- a CDS encoding FadR family transcriptional regulator yields MRQMQKEKLLPEQTAEKIREYIESNGMKTGDKLPNEFQLAEICGVGRSTIREAIKLLVFSGKVEVIRGSGTYIKKEKAPQEVTMANDDPLGFRENSEENLFQTCLEFVDVRLMLEPEVAAMAATNADYADCQKLQMLQREVGQLVDQGKDHIAADIEYHKQLAACTHNQILCNLMEIVVKGIPLFVKITKNDFAKSTVEQHRAITEAISAGDAQGARYGMITHLNSNRKRILKALTEQKATENL; encoded by the coding sequence ATGAGACAGATGCAAAAAGAAAAGCTGCTTCCAGAGCAGACAGCGGAAAAAATCAGAGAATACATAGAAAGCAACGGAATGAAGACAGGAGACAAGCTTCCAAATGAATTTCAGCTGGCTGAGATCTGCGGGGTGGGAAGGAGTACCATTCGCGAGGCTATAAAGCTTCTGGTCTTTTCTGGAAAAGTAGAGGTGATCCGGGGAAGCGGTACTTATATTAAGAAGGAAAAAGCACCACAGGAAGTGACCATGGCAAATGATGATCCACTTGGTTTTCGGGAAAACAGTGAAGAGAACCTGTTTCAGACCTGCCTGGAATTTGTGGATGTACGTTTGATGTTAGAGCCGGAAGTGGCAGCTATGGCAGCTACCAATGCAGATTATGCAGATTGCCAGAAGCTGCAGATGCTGCAGAGAGAAGTGGGACAACTGGTGGATCAGGGAAAGGATCACATAGCAGCGGATATTGAATATCACAAACAGTTAGCAGCCTGCACCCATAATCAGATCCTCTGCAATCTCATGGAGATCGTGGTAAAAGGTATTCCGCTGTTTGTAAAGATCACAAAAAATGATTTTGCAAAATCAACGGTAGAACAGCATCGTGCTATTACAGAGGCTATTTCAGCAGGAGATGCCCAGGGTGCCAGATATGGCATGATCACTCATTTAAACAGCAACAGGAAGCGTATTTTAAAGGCTCTTACAGAACAAAAAGCCACAGAAAATTTATAA
- a CDS encoding extracellular solute-binding protein, giving the protein MKKRCLALMAAGLGTALLLTACSHIGNITPDSKVKLDPNKPVSLTVWHYYNGAQQAAFDQLISEFNATEGKEKGIYVEVYTQGSVGDLEKAVSDAVAGAVGAQSLPDIFSTYADTAYAVQKEGKLADLTPYFTKEEQAEYVDSYIQEGYFHDDSALYLFPVAKSTEIMMLNATDWQTFADATGASLDELSTLEGVTETAKRYYEWTDSLTPDIPDDGKAFYGRDSMSNYFIIGMKQMGVDLFDVKDGKVTIQADKEKIRRLWDNYYVPYVNGYFASFGKFRSDDVKTGDILAYTGSVSSSMYFPDQVITDDGTRDIDCIVMQPPVLEGGEHICVQQGAGMAVTRSDERHEYAACEFLKWFTRKENNLRFVCESAYLPVRKDSNSVEALDEVIKDKDLKVNDKAYQCLDNILSSYDLTSFYTPKCFENGYAARKILDYDLSDKAAEDKVKVDEMTAGGMSRAEATALFTTDEAFEQWYEQWNTKLEAAAYQNK; this is encoded by the coding sequence ATGAAAAAAAGATGTTTAGCTCTGATGGCAGCTGGCTTGGGAACAGCACTGCTTTTAACAGCCTGTAGTCATATAGGAAATATTACGCCAGACAGCAAGGTAAAACTGGATCCAAATAAACCAGTTTCCCTTACTGTCTGGCATTATTATAATGGAGCACAGCAGGCAGCTTTTGACCAGCTCATATCAGAATTTAATGCAACAGAGGGAAAAGAAAAAGGGATCTACGTAGAAGTCTATACACAGGGATCAGTAGGTGATCTGGAAAAAGCTGTTTCTGATGCAGTTGCAGGAGCTGTGGGTGCCCAGTCCCTGCCGGATATTTTTTCCACTTATGCAGATACAGCCTACGCAGTCCAGAAAGAAGGAAAACTGGCAGATCTGACACCTTATTTTACAAAAGAAGAACAGGCTGAATATGTAGATTCCTATATCCAGGAAGGCTATTTTCATGATGACTCAGCTTTGTATCTGTTTCCTGTAGCAAAATCCACAGAGATCATGATGCTCAATGCCACAGACTGGCAGACCTTTGCAGATGCAACAGGTGCTTCATTAGATGAATTATCCACATTGGAAGGTGTGACAGAAACAGCAAAGCGTTATTATGAATGGACAGACAGTTTAACACCGGATATCCCGGATGATGGAAAGGCATTTTACGGAAGAGATTCCATGTCCAATTACTTTATTATTGGTATGAAACAGATGGGAGTGGATCTTTTTGATGTAAAGGACGGGAAAGTGACGATTCAGGCAGACAAAGAAAAAATCCGCCGTTTGTGGGACAATTATTATGTTCCGTACGTAAATGGCTACTTTGCAAGTTTTGGAAAATTCCGTTCAGATGATGTAAAAACAGGAGACATCCTGGCATATACGGGTTCTGTGTCATCTTCCATGTATTTCCCGGATCAGGTGATAACAGATGATGGGACCAGAGATATTGATTGTATCGTAATGCAGCCTCCTGTATTAGAAGGAGGAGAACATATATGTGTACAGCAGGGCGCAGGCATGGCAGTGACAAGATCTGATGAAAGGCATGAATATGCAGCCTGTGAGTTTTTGAAGTGGTTTACCAGAAAAGAAAATAATCTTCGTTTTGTATGTGAATCTGCATATCTCCCGGTACGCAAGGATTCCAATTCTGTAGAGGCGCTGGATGAGGTAATAAAGGATAAAGATCTTAAGGTAAATGATAAGGCATATCAGTGTCTGGACAATATTTTAAGCTCCTATGACCTGACCAGTTTTTACACACCAAAGTGTTTTGAAAATGGGTATGCTGCCAGAAAGATATTAGATTATGATCTTTCTGATAAGGCAGCAGAGGATAAGGTAAAAGTAGATGAAATGACAGCTGGAGGTATGTCCAGGGCAGAGGCCACAGCCCTGTTCACTACAGATGAAGCGTTTGAACAGTGGTATGAGCAGTGGAATACAAAGCTGGAGGCTGCAGCTTATCAGAATAAGTAA
- a CDS encoding ATP-binding protein has product MFLLNIQEIDELHEVVKNLTENEIRTETQLKEEKERYRVAVESSNDLFFTYRDKAHTLEIVNSKSHDGVWDIKKIQEDLIAPGFSLEDQGKLSAMINSRDSKIYAQICRKIPGKEDGCWLEVRGKVIMDDREKDRRIVGYIRDIHETKMRELEQERKQQMDPVTAFYRLKPGMEEIRRVRRRLPEGMMVLVDICHFTVISRDFGLAFGDVLLEQFSKMFLQVCEEGAASTPVMIRAGSDELLAWIPGEKEASCRQKLWKLKERFLGLVRQSTLKLEFKAGFTWGWEENDTATLLHQVCVAVLEAEKKDAATLSWSEVEDTEAAPEQFGKIVSMEYIQGASFASLALNILDRCSQIEAGLDLISCRLNEWFGLENLMITGLNPEFLSSELSYQWKDAAGAEERPGVVHCSEKVFEQLNQDTQEKAMQPVKEVLAVLPLSKENNKENNTEKTGIAVLMNDNSQYSGTIFFMGVDEEILNREEDRKLFREIGIIIQNRINRNRHDQSAQAKSDFLAHMSHEIRTPMNGIIGMTDIALKDGQSEEVRLDCLKKVKSSSNYLLGILNDVLDMSKIESGKMKLVMDDFQLDKMINGLYTLLEAKFEEKSQHYHLNMQLKHTWFYGDAMRISQVLVNLLGNAVKYSGNDTDISLTVTEKEGENGLSQLYFAVKDHGIGVNEEDRQRIFGSFEQAEHSGAGQQGTGLGLAISNRLVHMMGGSILLDSQVDVGSTFSFRIQLRPVKEHKIQEKAPQNKKDFSGIRVLVTEDNPLNMEILQYILEDMGMKVDNAYDGKEAVDKFEASKIGYYDLIIMDIMMPVMGGLEAAHAIRTMERADSNKVPIVAISANAFDEDIHRSLASGMNAHLSKPVEIDKLRETLGRLLK; this is encoded by the coding sequence TTGTTCCTTCTGAATATACAGGAAATAGATGAGCTTCATGAGGTAGTGAAGAATCTGACGGAAAATGAGATCCGGACGGAGACTCAGCTGAAAGAAGAGAAGGAGCGTTACCGCGTAGCTGTGGAAAGCTCCAATGACCTGTTTTTTACTTACAGGGATAAAGCACATACATTAGAGATCGTAAACAGCAAAAGCCATGATGGTGTCTGGGATATTAAAAAGATACAGGAAGACCTGATTGCACCTGGTTTTTCCCTGGAAGACCAGGGAAAGCTGTCGGCCATGATAAACAGCCGGGACAGTAAGATCTATGCCCAGATCTGCCGGAAGATACCGGGAAAAGAAGATGGCTGCTGGCTGGAGGTAAGAGGCAAGGTTATCATGGATGACAGAGAAAAGGACCGCCGGATCGTAGGTTACATCCGTGATATCCATGAGACGAAAATGCGGGAATTAGAGCAGGAAAGAAAACAGCAGATGGATCCGGTCACTGCTTTCTACCGTTTAAAACCTGGCATGGAGGAAATAAGGCGTGTCCGCAGAAGGCTTCCGGAAGGAATGATGGTTCTTGTGGATATCTGCCATTTTACAGTGATCAGCCGTGATTTTGGTCTTGCATTTGGCGATGTACTTCTGGAGCAGTTTTCTAAAATGTTTTTACAGGTCTGTGAAGAAGGGGCTGCCAGCACACCGGTGATGATCAGAGCAGGTTCTGATGAACTGCTGGCCTGGATACCGGGAGAAAAGGAGGCATCCTGCAGGCAGAAATTGTGGAAATTAAAAGAAAGGTTCCTGGGGCTGGTACGCCAAAGTACCTTAAAACTGGAGTTTAAAGCAGGATTTACCTGGGGCTGGGAAGAAAATGATACAGCTACTCTGCTCCATCAGGTTTGTGTAGCTGTTTTGGAGGCAGAAAAGAAGGATGCAGCAACTCTTTCCTGGAGTGAAGTAGAGGATACAGAGGCAGCGCCGGAGCAGTTTGGAAAGATCGTATCTATGGAGTATATCCAGGGGGCTAGTTTTGCGTCCCTGGCACTGAATATTTTAGACCGCTGCAGCCAGATCGAAGCAGGACTGGATCTTATTTCCTGCCGGTTAAATGAATGGTTTGGACTGGAAAATCTGATGATTACAGGTTTAAATCCAGAGTTCCTTTCCAGTGAATTGTCTTATCAGTGGAAAGATGCAGCCGGGGCAGAAGAAAGACCGGGTGTGGTCCATTGCAGTGAAAAAGTGTTTGAACAGTTAAATCAGGATACCCAGGAAAAGGCTATGCAGCCTGTAAAAGAGGTTCTTGCAGTATTGCCTTTATCTAAGGAGAATAATAAGGAAAATAATACTGAAAAAACGGGAATTGCAGTTTTAATGAATGATAACAGCCAGTATTCTGGTACGATCTTCTTTATGGGTGTAGATGAAGAAATCTTAAACAGGGAAGAGGACAGAAAACTTTTCCGGGAGATCGGCATCATTATCCAGAACCGTATTAACAGAAACCGTCATGACCAGTCAGCACAGGCCAAGTCAGATTTTCTGGCCCACATGTCCCATGAGATACGTACACCTATGAATGGTATCATTGGTATGACGGATATTGCATTAAAGGATGGCCAGTCAGAAGAAGTGCGCCTTGACTGTTTAAAGAAGGTAAAAAGTTCTTCTAATTATCTGCTGGGCATTTTAAATGATGTCCTTGATATGTCAAAGATCGAAAGTGGAAAAATGAAGCTGGTAATGGATGACTTCCAGTTAGATAAGATGATAAATGGCCTTTATACACTGTTAGAAGCTAAGTTTGAGGAAAAATCCCAGCATTATCATCTAAATATGCAGTTAAAGCATACCTGGTTTTATGGAGATGCCATGCGCATCAGCCAGGTCCTTGTAAATCTGTTGGGAAATGCAGTTAAATATTCCGGTAATGATACAGATATTTCCCTGACAGTAACAGAAAAGGAAGGGGAAAATGGCCTGTCCCAGCTATATTTTGCAGTAAAGGATCATGGTATTGGTGTAAATGAAGAAGACCGCCAGAGGATCTTTGGCAGTTTTGAACAGGCAGAGCATTCTGGTGCAGGACAGCAGGGAACAGGTCTTGGGCTTGCCATCAGTAACCGCCTGGTACATATGATGGGTGGAAGTATTTTACTGGATAGCCAGGTAGACGTGGGCAGTACCTTTAGTTTCCGGATCCAGTTAAGGCCGGTAAAGGAACATAAGATCCAGGAGAAAGCTCCCCAGAACAAGAAAGACTTTTCAGGTATCCGCGTTCTGGTAACAGAGGATAATCCCCTGAACATGGAAATCCTCCAGTATATACTGGAGGACATGGGGATGAAAGTGGATAATGCTTATGATGGAAAAGAAGCAGTGGATAAGTTTGAAGCTTCAAAGATAGGATATTATGACCTGATCATCATGGACATCATGATGCCTGTTATGGGCGGCTTAGAAGCAGCCCATGCTATCCGTACCATGGAGCGGGCAGACAGTAATAAGGTACCTATTGTTGCCATCAGTGCCAATGCTTTTGATGAAGATATCCATCGTTCTCTTGCCAGCGGTATGAATGCGCATCTTTCTAAGCCGGTTGAAATAGATAAGCTGCGGGAAACCCTGGGAAGATTATTAAAATAA
- the groL gene encoding chaperonin GroEL (60 kDa chaperone family; promotes refolding of misfolded polypeptides especially under stressful conditions; forms two stacked rings of heptamers to form a barrel-shaped 14mer; ends can be capped by GroES; misfolded proteins enter the barrel where they are refolded when GroES binds) has translation MAKQIKYGVEARKALEAGVNQLADTVRVTLGPKGRNVVLDKSFGAPLITNDGVTIAKEIELADPFENMGAQLIKEVASKTNDVAGDGTTTATVLAQAMVNEGMKNLAAGANPIILRKGMKKATDAAVEAIKKMSQPVGGKAQIARVAAISASDDEVGTMVADAMEKVSKDGVITIEESKTMKTELDLVEGMQFDRGYLSAYMCTDMDKMEANLDDPYILITDKKISNIQEILPILEQIVKMGARLLIIAEDVEGEALTTLIVNKLRGTFNVVAVKAPGYGDRRKEMLQDIAILTGGTVISEEVGLELKDATMEQLGRAKSVKVQKENTVIVDGNGSKEMIAARVAQIRKQIAETTSDFDREKLQERLAKLAGGVAVIRVGAATETEMKEAKLRMEDALNATRAAVEEGIIAGGGSAYAHATADVQKVVDTLEGDEKTGAKIILKALEAPLFHIVANAGLEGAVIVNKVKESPVGEGFDAYNETFVNMIEAGILDPVKVTRSALQNANSVASTLLTTESVVATIKEPAPAAPAAPDMGGMY, from the coding sequence ATGGCAAAGCAGATTAAATATGGTGTAGAAGCCCGCAAGGCACTGGAAGCAGGTGTAAATCAGTTAGCAGATACTGTTCGCGTAACTTTAGGACCAAAAGGACGCAACGTAGTTCTGGATAAGTCTTTTGGTGCTCCATTGATTACAAATGATGGTGTTACCATTGCAAAAGAGATCGAACTGGCAGATCCATTTGAGAACATGGGTGCCCAGCTGATCAAGGAAGTTGCTTCCAAGACAAATGACGTAGCTGGTGATGGTACTACCACAGCAACTGTACTGGCACAGGCTATGGTAAATGAAGGTATGAAGAACCTGGCTGCAGGTGCTAACCCGATCATCTTAAGAAAAGGTATGAAGAAGGCAACTGATGCAGCTGTAGAAGCTATTAAGAAGATGAGCCAGCCGGTAGGTGGCAAGGCACAGATCGCAAGAGTAGCAGCTATCTCTGCTTCTGATGATGAAGTAGGTACTATGGTAGCAGACGCTATGGAAAAGGTTTCCAAAGATGGCGTTATCACTATTGAAGAATCCAAGACAATGAAGACAGAGCTTGATCTGGTAGAAGGTATGCAGTTTGACAGAGGTTATCTGTCTGCGTATATGTGCACCGATATGGATAAGATGGAAGCAAATCTGGATGATCCATACATCCTGATCACTGATAAGAAAATCTCCAACATTCAGGAGATCCTGCCGATCCTTGAGCAGATCGTAAAGATGGGCGCAAGACTGCTGATCATCGCTGAAGATGTAGAAGGCGAAGCTCTTACAACCCTGATCGTAAACAAGTTAAGAGGTACTTTCAATGTAGTTGCTGTAAAGGCTCCAGGTTACGGCGACAGAAGAAAAGAAATGTTACAGGATATCGCTATTTTAACAGGCGGTACTGTTATCTCTGAGGAAGTTGGCCTGGAATTAAAGGATGCTACCATGGAGCAGTTAGGCCGTGCAAAATCCGTTAAGGTTCAGAAAGAGAACACAGTTATTGTTGATGGTAACGGCAGCAAGGAAATGATCGCAGCAAGAGTTGCACAGATCCGTAAGCAGATCGCTGAGACTACCTCTGATTTCGACAGAGAAAAATTACAGGAGCGTCTGGCTAAGCTGGCTGGCGGCGTAGCTGTTATCCGTGTAGGTGCTGCTACTGAGACTGAGATGAAAGAAGCTAAGCTTCGTATGGAAGATGCATTAAATGCAACCCGTGCAGCAGTTGAAGAAGGAATTATCGCAGGCGGCGGTTCTGCTTATGCACATGCTACTGCTGATGTTCAGAAGGTAGTTGATACTCTGGAAGGCGATGAGAAGACCGGTGCAAAGATCATCTTAAAGGCTCTGGAAGCTCCTCTGTTCCACATTGTAGCAAATGCAGGTCTGGAAGGCGCTGTTATTGTAAACAAGGTTAAAGAATCACCAGTTGGTGAAGGCTTTGATGCTTACAACGAGACTTTCGTAAATATGATCGAAGCAGGAATCCTGGATCCTGTTAAGGTTACAAGAAGCGCATTACAGAATGCAAACAGCGTTGCATCTACTTTGCTGACCACTGAGTCTGTAGTAGCAACTATCAAGGAGCCGGCACCAGCTGCTCCGGCTGCACCTGATATGGGCGGAATGTATTAA
- a CDS encoding 5-deoxy-glucuronate isomerase produces the protein MHGKTSATAGGICFSWTTNGGNGAWTSWPPHEHEKDLEEVYCYFDMDDPHFGLHLSYVEPGDTHGVVAHTVKSGTMILAPRGYHPTVAAPGTRNTYLWVLAAHSHKSRRYDLAVLDPKRAEMN, from the coding sequence ATGCATGGCAAAACAAGCGCCACCGCAGGTGGAATTTGTTTTTCTTGGACCACCAACGGTGGAAATGGTGCATGGACCAGTTGGCCACCTCATGAGCATGAGAAGGATCTGGAAGAGGTTTATTGCTACTTTGATATGGATGATCCTCATTTTGGACTGCATTTAAGCTATGTAGAACCAGGAGATACTCATGGAGTAGTAGCTCATACTGTTAAGAGTGGTACTATGATCCTGGCACCAAGAGGTTACCATCCTACAGTAGCTGCACCAGGAACCAGAAATACATATTTATGGGTACTGGCAGCACATTCCCACAAGAGTCGTCGTTATGATCTGGCAGTTCTGGACCCGAAGCGTGCAGAAATGAATTAG